One window from the genome of Thermococcus siculi encodes:
- the tgtA gene encoding tRNA guanosine(15) transglycosylase TgtA, producing MAEFRFEIKARDAAGRIGKLTVNGKTIETPAIMPVVNPKQLTVTPKELMEMGFGMIITNSYIIYKTPELRERALSEGIHKLLDYDGIIEVDSGSFQLMRYGGVEVTNSEIVKFQHDIGVDIGTFLDIPTPPDVPREKAEEDLRITLERAKEAEEIKEIAMNAAVQGSTYPDLRTYAAKKLSEMDFEIHPIGAVVPLMESYRYRDLVDVVIASKQGLRPDRPVHLFGAGHPMVFALAVAMGVDLFDSASYALYAKDDRYMTPEGTKRLEELDYFPCSCPVCSRYTPQELREMPKEERTRLLALHNLWVIREELNRVKQAIKEGTLWELVDERARGHPKMFAAYKRLLEYREYLEKNEPVTKASAFFKVSEESLRWPTAVRAKERAKRIGKKFPEKITHPIFGEISRYLSLSYPFAQSEGEEDFGITKPGKDEARKYIMAIAEYQFGEGAGEAFKDAFVELSRKTGMPRQVKAKGKHLATFRAEDGLLTLGVEGAKRLHEVLPFPRMRVVVNEDAEPFARKGKNVFAKFVVDADPNIRPYDEVLIVNENDELLATGQTLLNGEELKVFQGGLAVKVRRGVEK from the coding sequence ATGGCAGAGTTTAGGTTCGAGATAAAGGCGCGAGACGCCGCCGGAAGGATAGGAAAGCTCACGGTCAACGGAAAGACGATAGAAACGCCGGCCATAATGCCGGTTGTAAACCCCAAGCAGCTCACGGTGACGCCGAAGGAACTCATGGAGATGGGCTTTGGGATGATAATCACCAACTCCTACATCATCTACAAAACGCCAGAACTGAGGGAGCGGGCATTGTCGGAAGGAATCCACAAACTGCTCGACTACGACGGGATAATCGAGGTTGATTCCGGCAGTTTCCAGCTCATGCGCTACGGCGGCGTCGAGGTCACTAACAGCGAGATAGTAAAGTTCCAGCACGATATAGGCGTGGATATCGGCACGTTTCTGGATATACCCACCCCGCCCGACGTTCCCCGCGAGAAGGCAGAGGAAGATCTCAGGATAACCCTTGAGAGGGCCAAGGAGGCCGAGGAAATCAAGGAGATAGCGATGAACGCCGCGGTTCAGGGTTCGACATACCCCGACCTCAGAACCTACGCCGCCAAAAAACTGAGCGAGATGGACTTCGAGATACACCCGATCGGCGCTGTGGTTCCACTCATGGAGAGCTACCGCTACAGAGACCTCGTTGACGTTGTCATCGCTTCAAAGCAGGGCCTCAGGCCCGACAGACCGGTCCACCTCTTCGGCGCCGGCCACCCGATGGTTTTTGCCCTCGCGGTTGCGATGGGGGTAGACCTCTTCGATTCGGCAAGCTACGCCCTCTACGCGAAGGATGACCGCTATATGACGCCGGAAGGAACGAAGAGGCTTGAGGAGCTTGACTACTTCCCGTGCTCCTGCCCGGTCTGCAGTCGCTACACGCCCCAGGAACTCAGGGAGATGCCGAAGGAGGAGCGCACGAGGCTTCTAGCTTTGCACAACCTATGGGTAATCCGCGAGGAGCTGAACAGGGTAAAGCAGGCGATAAAGGAGGGGACGCTGTGGGAGCTGGTCGACGAACGCGCGAGGGGCCACCCTAAGATGTTTGCAGCCTACAAACGTCTGCTTGAGTACAGGGAATACCTCGAAAAGAACGAGCCGGTAACCAAAGCGAGCGCCTTCTTCAAGGTGAGCGAAGAATCCCTGAGGTGGCCGACGGCCGTTAGGGCGAAGGAGAGGGCCAAGCGGATCGGGAAAAAATTCCCTGAAAAGATAACCCACCCGATATTCGGCGAGATATCGAGGTACCTAAGCCTGAGCTACCCCTTCGCCCAGAGCGAGGGCGAGGAGGACTTCGGGATAACAAAACCGGGGAAGGACGAGGCGAGGAAGTACATAATGGCAATAGCCGAGTACCAGTTCGGCGAAGGTGCTGGAGAGGCTTTCAAAGATGCCTTCGTTGAGCTGTCGAGGAAGACCGGCATGCCGAGGCAGGTAAAGGCGAAGGGCAAACACCTCGCCACATTCAGGGCCGAGGACGGACTCCTAACTCTCGGGGTAGAGGGAGCAAAGAGGCTCCATGAGGTTCTCCCGTTCCCCAGAATGCGTGTGGTGGTCAACGAGGACGCGGAACCCTTCGCGAGGAAGGGCAAGAACGTCTTCGCCAAGTTCGTGGTCGATGCGGATCCAAACATTAGGCCCTACGACGAGGTTCTGATCGTCAACGAGAACGATGAACTCCTTGCCACTGGCCAGACACTTCTCAACGGCGAGGAACTGAAGGTTTTCCAGGGCGGATTGGCCGTGAAGGTGAGGAGGGGAGTTGAGAAGTAG
- a CDS encoding damage-control phosphatase → MKIHYECFACAANQCQKIVEMGTDDLELRRKGVIEAAKLMASIGEDSIPAVFGSEVFLGVYRVIGNDDPFKAYKGISNRLAEKVVSDLEKEEIDLKTALKLAIIGNVIDFAVGYSPEGIEEDVKAMLGGGLYIDHSDELFDRLKNPRTLLYLTDNCGEIYFDRLLIKKMKEAFPYLEVYIAAKEGPIINDATVKDLKKAGFEDLGKVVSTGTRIVGVPLDRVSDGFKAVFEGADVIIAKGQGNFETLSEIEDERVFYLLKAKCRPIARELGVPQGSMVCMRAK, encoded by the coding sequence GTGAAAATTCACTACGAGTGCTTTGCCTGCGCCGCCAACCAGTGCCAGAAGATAGTCGAGATGGGAACCGATGACCTTGAACTTCGCAGGAAGGGCGTCATCGAGGCGGCAAAGCTTATGGCCAGCATAGGAGAGGACTCAATACCCGCGGTTTTTGGAAGCGAGGTCTTCCTCGGAGTCTACAGGGTTATAGGAAACGACGATCCCTTCAAAGCTTATAAGGGAATCTCCAACAGACTCGCGGAGAAGGTTGTAAGCGATCTCGAAAAGGAGGAAATCGACCTAAAAACCGCTCTAAAGCTCGCCATAATCGGCAATGTGATTGACTTCGCCGTTGGCTATTCCCCGGAGGGGATTGAGGAGGACGTTAAAGCGATGCTCGGCGGGGGGCTGTACATCGACCACTCAGACGAGCTTTTTGACAGGCTTAAGAACCCAAGGACCCTTCTCTACCTCACGGACAACTGTGGGGAGATATACTTCGACAGGCTGCTCATAAAGAAGATGAAGGAGGCCTTCCCCTACCTTGAAGTCTACATAGCGGCCAAAGAAGGTCCGATAATAAACGACGCGACCGTCAAAGACCTCAAAAAAGCTGGCTTCGAAGATCTCGGGAAGGTCGTCTCAACGGGTACGAGGATCGTTGGAGTTCCACTTGATAGGGTGTCGGACGGGTTCAAGGCCGTCTTTGAGGGGGCCGACGTGATAATAGCGAAGGGACAGGGCAACTTCGAGACTCTGAGCGAGATAGAGGATGAAAGGGTCTTCTACCTGCTCAAGGCGAAGTGCAGGCCGATAGCGAGGGAACTTGGGGTGCCCCAGGGGAGCATGGTGTGTATGAGGGCTAAGTAG
- a CDS encoding DUF763 domain-containing protein: protein MRNVADLPLHGGHVPHWLAQRMRKLTRLVLLLAVDEYGTKGLLERLSDPVWFQAFNNVIGMDWDSSGSTTVTAGMIKDALWREELGVKAAGGKGKKSRATPEELERIAEIYDLDPEPYIRTSRLVAKVDTVALQTGYQLYHHVFFLDEEGNWAVIQQGMNERERLARRFHWFDAETFTIDPHKAIAGLQREFALNTVSKDAKEYQKTLLDVVQEKPAKIERELESLKAIAKGYRPLVYYKPRDVDEVSLLRRYESLGRFELNRRALEFARELSVSNYEEFLLLKGLGPSTLRALSLVLELVYDVHPNWKDPVTHPPDPFKFTYAVGGKDRVPFPIDKPAYDELISFLEELVSRHPEEKTLVRNVTKITKNWKFPKEEKRAT, encoded by the coding sequence ATGAGGAACGTCGCTGACTTACCTCTCCACGGTGGGCATGTTCCGCATTGGCTCGCCCAGAGGATGAGGAAGCTCACCCGATTAGTCCTCCTCCTCGCGGTTGATGAGTACGGGACTAAAGGTCTCCTAGAGCGGCTCTCCGACCCAGTCTGGTTCCAGGCATTCAACAACGTCATAGGCATGGACTGGGACTCTTCTGGCTCCACGACCGTAACCGCCGGGATGATAAAGGACGCCCTCTGGAGGGAGGAGCTTGGCGTGAAAGCGGCCGGCGGGAAGGGGAAGAAGAGCAGGGCAACTCCGGAGGAGCTGGAGAGGATAGCAGAGATATACGACCTCGACCCCGAGCCGTACATCAGAACTTCGCGCCTCGTTGCAAAGGTCGACACCGTTGCACTCCAGACCGGCTACCAGCTCTACCACCACGTCTTCTTCCTAGATGAAGAGGGGAACTGGGCGGTGATACAGCAGGGCATGAACGAGAGGGAAAGGCTCGCTAGGCGATTCCACTGGTTCGACGCCGAAACCTTCACCATTGATCCCCATAAGGCAATAGCCGGCCTGCAGAGGGAGTTCGCCCTCAACACTGTCTCGAAGGATGCTAAGGAGTACCAGAAGACGCTCCTCGATGTCGTTCAGGAGAAGCCAGCTAAGATAGAGCGGGAGCTTGAGAGCCTGAAGGCAATAGCGAAGGGCTACCGGCCGCTCGTCTACTACAAACCGAGGGACGTGGACGAGGTTTCTCTACTCAGGAGATACGAGAGCCTCGGGAGGTTCGAACTCAATAGGCGTGCTCTCGAGTTCGCAAGGGAGCTGAGCGTTTCCAATTACGAGGAGTTTCTGCTTTTGAAGGGCCTCGGGCCGAGCACTTTAAGGGCGCTCTCGCTGGTTCTGGAGCTGGTCTACGACGTCCACCCCAACTGGAAGGATCCGGTGACCCATCCTCCCGACCCCTTCAAGTTCACCTACGCCGTGGGAGGAAAGGACAGGGTCCCCTTCCCGATAGACAAACCCGCCTACGACGAACTGATCTCCTTCCTTGAGGAGCTAGTATCAAGACATCCCGAGGAGAAGACCCTCGTGAGGAATGTAACGAAAATAACCAAGAACTGGAAGTTCCCTAAGGAAGAGAAGAGGGCTACTTAG
- the serK gene encoding L-serine kinase SerK — protein MGVEKVPKYDIPTVKVDYVFIELDKMKPHEQLVQKELEAFIESVTGSGLFWKPMLLAKVPGEDMYLIVDGHHRWAGLQKLGAKRAPSVILDYFSDDVKVYTWYPAFKGSLEEVLERLRKEGLEVIEDPEAEEKAERGEIAFALVGEKSFSIPGGLEEQKKVSKVLDEMSVEGRIELIYYGLKEDAREDMGKGEIDYVFIRKAPTKEEVMELVKRGEVYSPKTTRHVLPFNPDKIDVKLEELF, from the coding sequence ATGGGAGTTGAGAAGGTTCCGAAGTACGATATCCCAACCGTTAAGGTCGACTACGTTTTTATTGAGCTTGACAAGATGAAGCCCCACGAGCAGCTCGTCCAGAAGGAGCTTGAGGCGTTCATCGAGAGCGTCACCGGCTCGGGTCTCTTCTGGAAGCCCATGCTCCTCGCGAAGGTTCCGGGCGAGGACATGTACCTCATCGTCGACGGCCACCACCGCTGGGCCGGCCTCCAGAAGCTCGGTGCAAAGAGGGCACCCTCGGTTATCCTCGACTACTTCAGCGACGACGTGAAGGTCTACACCTGGTACCCGGCCTTCAAGGGCAGTCTTGAGGAGGTTCTCGAGAGGCTCAGGAAGGAAGGCCTTGAGGTCATCGAAGATCCTGAGGCCGAGGAGAAGGCCGAGCGTGGAGAGATAGCCTTCGCCCTCGTTGGGGAGAAGAGCTTCTCGATTCCGGGCGGTCTTGAGGAGCAGAAGAAGGTCAGCAAGGTGCTCGACGAGATGAGCGTCGAGGGCAGGATAGAGCTTATCTACTACGGCCTCAAGGAGGATGCCAGAGAGGACATGGGCAAGGGCGAGATCGACTACGTTTTCATCAGGAAGGCCCCAACCAAGGAGGAGGTCATGGAGCTAGTCAAGCGCGGGGAAGTTTATTCCCCGAAGACCACCAGGCACGTCCTTCCCTTCAACCCGGACAAGATAGACGTCAAGCTCGAGGAGCTGTTCTGA
- a CDS encoding HAD family hydrolase, with protein sequence MLKGLIFDVDETLVYYEGYDHREWYEKWVLPELRRHGIDLDYETYRKTVSGELPRSYVERLGIDHVEFWKLVDDVNLRYRREMARLGRIKAFPDVDALGELKKMGLKLAAVSNASQECTEFVLNLFDLRGHFDVVYGKDYANLDGVKPNPYLIEKALKALSLRPHEVLMVGDSLHDVTAGKRAGMRVVNVIRFGKIEGADYYVRNLRELVDLVRGMF encoded by the coding sequence ATGCTCAAAGGTTTGATATTCGACGTCGATGAGACCCTCGTTTACTACGAGGGCTACGATCATCGCGAGTGGTACGAGAAATGGGTTCTGCCCGAGCTGAGGAGGCACGGTATCGACCTCGACTATGAAACCTACCGGAAAACCGTGAGCGGGGAACTCCCGAGGAGCTACGTCGAGAGGCTTGGGATAGACCACGTCGAGTTCTGGAAGCTCGTTGACGACGTGAACCTTCGCTACCGGAGGGAGATGGCCCGCCTGGGAAGGATAAAGGCCTTCCCTGATGTCGATGCCCTCGGGGAGCTAAAAAAGATGGGGCTGAAGCTTGCAGCCGTGAGCAACGCCTCCCAGGAGTGCACGGAATTCGTTCTGAACCTCTTTGACCTGAGGGGACATTTTGACGTCGTCTACGGCAAGGATTATGCAAACCTCGACGGGGTCAAGCCGAATCCTTACCTCATAGAGAAGGCTCTGAAAGCCCTTTCCCTAAGGCCGCATGAGGTTCTAATGGTCGGCGACAGCCTCCACGACGTAACCGCCGGAAAGCGCGCCGGGATGAGGGTGGTCAACGTCATTCGCTTTGGAAAAATTGAGGGGGCGGATTACTACGTGAGAAACCTCCGGGAACTGGTTGATCTTGTCCGGGGCATGTTTTGA